In Catenulispora sp. MAP5-51, the following proteins share a genomic window:
- a CDS encoding NAD(+)/NADH kinase codes for MAVERVGLVVHGGRAEAAAASERVREWCAGHGVACTDIDVWHGPRRNAREEVEAAGNPDLIVTLGGDGTFLRGARLAAANDALLLGIDLGRVGFLTEVPITEITSALDAVWEQQITIDSRMLLTLRVSRLLDLPDDLEHWMSAYGRGPMLPAPKVRKDGIACDEWGIPLNVTGVNDIVLEKLSRDRQISVGVYVGGNLLASYSADALVVATPTGSTAYSFAAGGPIVSPRAEAIVFTPVAPHMAFDRSVVVGPDEPVGLRLLERSGSAAVSIDGQLRGLLEPDDWIGVYAAQRRLRAVRLGPTNFYGRLRERMNLTDAPAAVADGTAGPVWSFTTPPPADLAHLSLELGPADVD; via the coding sequence ATGGCGGTGGAACGAGTCGGCCTGGTCGTGCACGGCGGGAGGGCGGAGGCTGCGGCCGCGTCCGAACGGGTGCGCGAATGGTGTGCCGGGCACGGTGTCGCCTGCACCGATATCGATGTCTGGCACGGCCCGCGGCGCAACGCGCGCGAGGAGGTCGAGGCCGCGGGCAACCCCGACCTGATCGTGACGCTCGGCGGGGACGGCACGTTCCTGCGCGGAGCGCGGCTGGCCGCGGCGAACGACGCGCTGCTGCTCGGCATCGATCTGGGGCGCGTGGGCTTCCTGACGGAGGTGCCGATCACCGAGATCACCTCGGCCCTGGACGCCGTGTGGGAGCAGCAGATCACGATCGACAGCCGGATGCTGCTGACCCTGCGCGTCTCCCGGCTGTTGGACCTGCCGGACGACCTGGAGCACTGGATGTCCGCCTACGGCCGGGGCCCGATGCTGCCCGCGCCGAAGGTCCGCAAGGACGGGATCGCCTGCGACGAGTGGGGCATCCCGCTCAACGTGACCGGGGTCAACGACATCGTGCTGGAGAAGCTGTCCCGCGACCGCCAGATCTCGGTCGGCGTCTACGTCGGAGGCAACCTGCTCGCCTCGTACTCCGCCGACGCGCTGGTGGTGGCCACCCCCACCGGATCGACCGCGTACAGCTTCGCCGCCGGCGGCCCGATCGTCTCCCCGCGCGCCGAGGCGATCGTGTTCACCCCCGTCGCGCCGCACATGGCGTTCGACAGGTCGGTGGTCGTCGGTCCCGACGAGCCGGTGGGGCTGCGGCTGCTGGAGCGTTCCGGCAGCGCCGCGGTGAGCATCGACGGCCAGTTGCGCGGACTGCTCGAACCGGACGACTGGATCGGGGTGTACGCGGCGCAGCGTCGGCTTCGGGCGGTCCGTCTGGGGCCCACCAACTTCTACGGTCGGCTGCGCGAACGCATGAACCTCACCGACGCCCCGGCCGCCGTGGCCGACGGGACCGCCGGTCCGGTCTGGTCGTTCACGACGCCGCCGCCGGCCGACCTCGCGCATCTTTCTTTGGAGCTCGGCCCCGCGGACGTCGACTGA
- a CDS encoding right-handed parallel beta-helix repeat-containing protein — MRRVGIRIGAVATALGLAACGVVALADGASGTHGQIVVACADATTDAATINTAITGSARGAVVMIQGMCLLTSPITLLGDRTYTGGNSGGEADTTKPTGTVLVQDASMAYVLASDAYATKATTSGDPIGIRDMTVACNGTGSTNGIVVESWLADVEHMYVSGCAGSGIVDTGNAPTTSGYITNTSVNSRFADNFIENSGHYGFYVQDAGNAVTDGFFRDNQVSNSGIDGIHLEDAAGWNVTGNHLYADGQDGIYLHRMYGTTVSDNYIEDFATKQTSGSYYGVEADVQGDPVSSTISGNKVLNDGAAESATATYTYIALTQTNYGTGNVAVTGNVVVGRQGSDVGLSFTGNAYPLMVSSSGNRVSGVGTARSVGANATVDAGV, encoded by the coding sequence ATGAGGCGTGTAGGAATCCGGATCGGGGCGGTCGCGACCGCGCTGGGCCTGGCCGCCTGCGGCGTGGTCGCGCTGGCCGACGGCGCGTCGGGGACGCACGGCCAGATCGTGGTCGCGTGCGCCGACGCCACCACCGACGCCGCGACCATCAACACCGCCATCACCGGCAGCGCGCGCGGCGCCGTGGTGATGATCCAGGGCATGTGCCTGCTCACCAGTCCGATCACGCTGCTCGGCGACCGCACCTACACCGGCGGCAACTCCGGCGGCGAGGCCGACACCACCAAGCCCACCGGCACCGTGCTGGTGCAGGACGCGTCGATGGCCTACGTGCTGGCCTCCGACGCCTACGCCACCAAGGCCACGACCAGCGGCGACCCGATCGGCATCCGCGACATGACCGTGGCCTGCAACGGCACCGGCAGCACCAACGGCATCGTGGTCGAGTCCTGGCTGGCCGACGTCGAACACATGTATGTCAGCGGCTGCGCCGGCTCGGGCATCGTGGACACCGGCAACGCCCCCACGACCTCCGGCTACATCACCAACACGAGCGTGAACAGCCGCTTCGCCGACAACTTCATCGAGAACAGCGGCCACTACGGCTTCTACGTCCAGGACGCCGGCAACGCCGTCACCGACGGCTTCTTCCGCGACAACCAGGTCTCGAACTCCGGCATCGACGGCATCCACCTGGAGGACGCCGCCGGCTGGAACGTCACCGGCAACCACCTCTACGCCGACGGCCAGGACGGCATCTATCTGCACCGCATGTACGGCACCACCGTCTCCGACAACTACATCGAGGACTTCGCCACCAAGCAGACCTCCGGCTCCTACTACGGCGTCGAAGCCGACGTCCAGGGCGACCCGGTCAGCTCGACGATCAGCGGCAACAAGGTCCTCAACGACGGAGCCGCCGAATCGGCCACCGCCACCTACACCTACATCGCCCTCACCCAGACCAACTACGGCACCGGCAACGTCGCCGTGACCGGCAACGTCGTCGTGGGCCGCCAGGGCAGCGACGTCGGTCTGTCCTTCACCGGCAACGCCTACCCGCTGATGGTGAGCTCGAGCGGGAACCGGGTGTCCGGGGTGGGGACGGCGCGGAGCGTCGGGGCTAACGCGACAGTTGACGCAGGGGTCTGA
- a CDS encoding DUF4082 domain-containing protein, translated as MATGTFTGESASGWQTLTFATPVAITAGTTYVASYHAPDGNYSYTTNYFDYPHTAYPLTAPAGNQPPGNGVFAYEPDTSYPVEFSGGTNYWVSPVFAPAG; from the coding sequence CTGGCCACCGGCACCTTCACCGGCGAGAGCGCCTCAGGCTGGCAGACCCTCACCTTCGCCACCCCGGTCGCGATCACCGCCGGAACGACCTACGTGGCCTCCTACCACGCCCCGGACGGCAACTACTCGTACACCACGAACTACTTCGACTACCCGCACACGGCCTATCCGCTCACCGCACCGGCCGGGAACCAGCCGCCGGGCAACGGAGTGTTCGCCTACGAACCGGACACCTCATATCCGGTCGAGTTCAGCGGCGGCACCAACTACTGGGTCAGTCCTGTGTTCGCTCCAGCGGGGTAG